A genome region from Phalacrocorax carbo chromosome 27, bPhaCar2.1, whole genome shotgun sequence includes the following:
- the AQP5 gene encoding aquaporin-5, whose product MKKEILTLAFARSVFVEFISTLIFVFIGLGSALKWPSALPSILQISLAFGLAIGTLVQAFGHISGAHINPAVTIAFFVGNQISFLRTLFYVIAQLVGAIVGAGILYGVTPVNTRGNLAINALNNNTTPGQALVVEIILTFQLAACIFASTDNRRNGNVGSPALSIGLSVAVGHLVGIYFTGCSMNPARSFGPAVIVRRFSPAHWVFWVGPILGACLAALLYFYILVPYCMNMSDRVAIIKGTYESEEEWEEQREERKKSMELTPP is encoded by the exons atgaagaaggaaatattaACCCTGGCCTTTGCTCGATCCGTCTTTGTCGAGTTTATCTCCACGCTCATCTTCGTCTTCATCGGCCTCGGCTCAGCCCTGAAGTGGCCGTCCGCCCTCCCCAGCATCCTTCAGATTTCGCTGGCGTTCGGCCTGGCCATCGGCACGCTGGTACAGGCATTTGGCCACATCAGCGGCGCCCACATCAACCCAGCCGTGACCATCGCCTTCTTCGTTGGGAACCAGATCTCCTTCCTCCGGACTCTCTTCTATGTGATCGCCCAGCTGGTTGGGGCCATCGTCGGGGCTGGCATCCTCTATGGCGTGACGCCGGTCAATACCCGTGGCAACCTGGCCATCAACGCG CTCAACAACAACACGACCCCAGGCCAAGCCCTCGTGGTGGAGATCATCCTCACCTTCCAGCTGGCCGCATGCATCTTTGCATCCACGGACAACCGGAGGAACGGCAACGTGGGCTCCCCTGCACTGTCCATTGGCCTCTCCGTCGCCGTAGGCCACTTGGTGGGG ATCTACTTCACCGGCTGCTCCATGAATCCAGCCCGGTCCTTTGGGCCCGCAGTCATCGTGAGGAGGTTCAGCCCCGCACACTGG GTGTTCTGGGTCGGCCCCATTCTCGGGGCTTGCTTGGCCGCTCTGCTTTACTTCTACATCCTCGTCCCCTACTGCATGAACATGTCAGATAGGGTTGCCATCATCAAGGGCACCTATGAGTCAGAGGAAGagtgggaagagcagagagaggagaggaagaagtcCATGGAGTTGACCCCACCGTAG